A genomic region of Anaeromicrobium sediminis contains the following coding sequences:
- the cobU gene encoding bifunctional adenosylcobinamide kinase/adenosylcobinamide-phosphate guanylyltransferase, with the protein MVKGGVRVSIVLVTGGARSGKSSFAEEYIKERYEKVAYIATAIAFDEGMVDRIKKHQDSRPKDWTTYEQYKNLHMLISEINESNEVALLDCVTIMVTNLMFEKNVDWDNVSREEIDSIEDMVKNEFLLLLQRAKEMNLNLVLVTNELGMGIVPENRLSRIFRDMAGRVNQLISKMADEVYFVVSGIPMKIK; encoded by the coding sequence ATAGTAAAGGGAGGTGTCAGAGTGAGTATAGTATTAGTAACAGGTGGGGCAAGAAGTGGTAAAAGTTCCTTTGCTGAAGAATATATAAAGGAAAGATATGAAAAAGTAGCTTATATAGCTACAGCAATTGCCTTTGATGAGGGAATGGTAGATAGGATTAAAAAGCATCAAGATTCAAGGCCAAAGGATTGGACAACCTATGAACAGTATAAGAATTTACACATGCTCATAAGTGAAATTAATGAATCCAATGAAGTGGCACTACTTGACTGTGTTACCATAATGGTCACTAATTTAATGTTTGAAAAAAATGTGGATTGGGATAATGTATCTAGGGAAGAAATAGATTCTATTGAAGATATGGTGAAAAATGAGTTTCTATTACTCCTTCAAAGGGCCAAGGAAATGAATTTAAATTTAGTATTGGTAACTAATGAATTAGGTATGGGAATAGTTCCTGAAAACAGATTAAGCAGAATCTTTAGGGATATGGCTGGAAGAGTAAACCAACTAATAAGCAAAATGGCCGATGAAGTATATTTTGTAGTATCAGGAATACCTATGAAGATTAAATAG